A stretch of Anaeromyxobacter dehalogenans 2CP-1 DNA encodes these proteins:
- a CDS encoding glycine betaine ABC transporter substrate-binding protein: protein MLAVALALAALATPGVRVGSKAFTESVVLGEIVAQTAASTGTAAVHRRALGGTRVVWEALTRGEIDVYPEYTGTLVREILAGEPIADDAALRRALSARGVGVAAVLGFDNTYALGMRRAAAERLGIRTISDLLRHPGLRFGFTNEFVDRADGWPALRSRYGLSASSVRGLDHDLAYRALAEGALDVVDLYSTDAQIAQLDLSALDDDRRAFPRYDAVILQRLDLDARAPAAVAAIRRLAGTITAREMTAMNARVQLEHADPGEVAAAFLAERLGLAPAPVATDGLARRVADRTLEHLVLVAVALTGAILAAVPLGILAARRPRLGRLVLAIVGVVQTVPSLALLVFMIPLLGIGARPAIAALFLYGLLPIVRNTHAGLTGLAPELRESAEALGLPPLARLRRVELPLATPAILAGVKTSAVITVGTATLGALVGAGGYGQPILTGIRLLSVPLILEGAVPAALLALGVQGLFDLAEKLLVPAGLRAERG, encoded by the coding sequence ATGCTCGCGGTGGCCCTCGCCCTCGCCGCGCTGGCGACCCCCGGGGTCCGCGTCGGCTCGAAGGCCTTCACCGAGTCGGTCGTCCTCGGCGAGATCGTCGCGCAGACCGCCGCGTCGACGGGGACGGCCGCCGTCCACCGCCGGGCGCTCGGCGGGACGCGGGTGGTTTGGGAGGCGCTCACGCGGGGCGAGATCGACGTCTACCCCGAGTACACCGGCACCCTCGTCCGCGAGATCCTGGCCGGCGAGCCGATCGCCGACGACGCCGCCCTCCGGCGCGCGCTGTCGGCGCGCGGGGTCGGCGTGGCGGCCGTGCTCGGCTTCGACAACACCTACGCGCTCGGGATGCGGCGTGCAGCCGCCGAGCGGCTCGGCATCCGGACCATCTCGGACCTGCTCCGGCACCCCGGGCTCCGGTTCGGCTTCACGAACGAGTTCGTGGACCGCGCCGACGGCTGGCCCGCGCTCCGGTCGCGCTACGGCCTCTCGGCGTCGTCGGTGCGCGGGCTCGACCACGACCTCGCCTATCGCGCGCTGGCGGAGGGCGCGCTGGACGTGGTGGACCTCTACTCGACGGATGCCCAGATCGCCCAGCTCGACCTGTCGGCGCTCGACGACGACCGGCGGGCGTTCCCGCGCTACGACGCGGTGATCCTCCAGCGGCTGGATCTCGACGCGCGCGCCCCTGCGGCCGTCGCAGCCATCCGCCGGCTCGCGGGCACCATCACCGCGCGAGAGATGACCGCCATGAACGCGCGCGTGCAGCTGGAGCACGCCGACCCCGGCGAGGTGGCGGCGGCTTTCCTCGCGGAACGGCTCGGGCTCGCGCCGGCACCGGTGGCGACGGACGGGCTCGCGCGCCGCGTCGCCGATCGCACGCTCGAGCACCTCGTGCTGGTCGCCGTGGCGCTCACCGGCGCGATCCTCGCCGCCGTGCCCCTCGGCATCCTGGCCGCGCGCCGCCCGCGGCTCGGCCGGCTCGTCCTCGCGATCGTGGGGGTGGTGCAGACCGTCCCCTCGCTCGCGCTCCTCGTGTTCATGATCCCGCTCCTCGGGATCGGGGCGCGCCCCGCCATCGCGGCGCTGTTCCTGTACGGGCTCCTGCCGATCGTGCGGAACACGCACGCCGGGCTCACCGGGCTGGCCCCGGAGCTGCGGGAGTCGGCCGAGGCCCTCGGGCTTCCGCCGCTCGCCCGGCTCCGGCGGGTGGAGCTGCCGCTCGCCACCCCCGCCATCCTGGCCGGCGTGAAGACCTCCGCGGTCATCACGGTCGGCACCGCGACGCTCGGCGCGCTCGTGGGGGCCGGCGGCTACGGCCAGCCCATCCTCACCGGCATCCGGCTGCTGTCGGTGCCGCTCATCCTCGAGGGCGCGGTCCCCGCGGCGCTCCTCGCGCTGGGCGTGCAGGGGCTGTTCGATCTGGCCGAGAAGCTCCTCGTGCCGGCGGGCCTGCGGGCGGAGCGGGGGTGA
- a CDS encoding cation-translocating P-type ATPase: MVALPEVAAAPQDRPPYRRTARDVVASLAGDGKRGLTDGEARDRLRRYGRNELPSAPPVPAWRRFLAQFKDVLTGLLLVATAVSFAAWWLEPEGPVPYEALTILAVVLLNGVLGFAQESRAEQALAALEAMSAPSARVLRDGEQRMVPTPELVPGDLLLLEEGDTIAADARVVESIALRAAESALTGESTAASKDSAPLAEEAGIGDRTNMVFSGTAIAAGRGRAVVTGTGRATEIGRIAASLQATEEAPTPLQKELDGVGKLLGAAVVAIAVVIGATLVLVEHLNALADLLDVLLLAVSLAVAAVPEGLTAITTIVLSLGTRRMAERNVIVRKLSSVETLGSTTTICSDKTGTLTRNEMTVRAVVTASGRVDLTGTGYDPAGEVQQGGEPVEDPALLEEVSRTLAAGELANNAALRQEGGRWTVQGDPTEGALVVAARKVGHASEALHGRFPRVGEVPFSSERKLMSTAHTDAQDPGRTMVFSKGAPDVLLARCTEERVGAGTRPLTPARREELGRAVDALAAEALRTLGVAYRALGRDAAAEAVTEELEQALVFLGVVGMIDPPRPEARDAVARAKRAGVRPVMITGDHPATASAIAAELGIAESGAAAVTGTALQRMDEAELRDTVREVAVYARVAPEHKLRIVRALHANGEIAAMTGDGVNDAPALKAADIGVAMGITGTDVAKGAADMVLADDDFASIVAAVEEGRSIFANIQRFLRFLLSSNIGEVLVMFLGVVFAGTIGLVAEEGSALVVPLLATQILWINLLTDSGPALALGVEPPDHDVMLRPPRDPRSRVLPGRAWLDIVFIGVVMAVGTLLVMDWELPGGLVSGADAGQGIGRARTMGFTTLVFFQLFNTFNSRFEHHSTFHRLFANRWLWLAVAGSAALQVAVVHLPFLQRPFRTVPLDAGDWLLCVSVASSVVWIGELKKRVLRGRRG, encoded by the coding sequence ATGGTCGCACTCCCGGAAGTCGCCGCCGCGCCCCAGGATCGCCCGCCGTACCGCCGCACCGCCCGCGACGTCGTCGCCTCGCTCGCCGGGGACGGGAAGCGCGGGCTGACCGACGGAGAGGCTCGGGACCGACTCCGCAGGTACGGGCGGAACGAGCTGCCGTCCGCGCCGCCCGTCCCGGCCTGGCGCCGGTTCCTCGCCCAGTTCAAGGACGTCCTCACCGGCCTCCTGCTCGTCGCGACCGCGGTGTCGTTCGCCGCCTGGTGGCTCGAGCCCGAGGGGCCCGTGCCGTACGAGGCGCTCACCATCCTCGCGGTCGTGCTCCTGAACGGCGTGCTCGGGTTCGCGCAGGAGAGCCGCGCCGAGCAGGCGCTGGCGGCGCTCGAGGCGATGTCGGCCCCGAGCGCCCGCGTGCTGCGCGACGGCGAGCAGCGGATGGTGCCGACGCCCGAGCTCGTGCCGGGCGACCTGCTCCTGCTCGAGGAGGGCGACACGATCGCGGCCGACGCACGGGTGGTCGAGTCCATCGCGCTCCGGGCCGCCGAGTCGGCGCTGACCGGCGAGAGCACCGCCGCCTCGAAGGACTCCGCGCCGCTCGCCGAGGAGGCGGGGATCGGCGACCGGACGAACATGGTGTTCAGCGGGACCGCGATCGCGGCGGGGCGCGGCCGCGCGGTGGTCACCGGCACCGGGCGGGCCACCGAGATCGGCAGGATCGCCGCCTCCCTGCAGGCGACGGAGGAGGCCCCGACGCCGCTGCAGAAGGAGCTCGACGGGGTGGGGAAGCTGCTCGGCGCGGCGGTGGTCGCGATCGCCGTCGTGATCGGCGCGACGCTGGTGCTGGTGGAGCACCTGAACGCGCTGGCGGACCTCCTGGACGTGCTGCTGCTCGCGGTGTCGCTCGCGGTGGCGGCGGTGCCGGAGGGCCTCACCGCCATCACCACCATCGTGCTGTCGCTCGGGACGCGGCGCATGGCGGAGCGGAACGTCATCGTCCGCAAGCTGTCGTCGGTCGAGACGCTCGGCTCGACCACCACCATCTGCTCGGACAAGACCGGGACGCTCACCCGGAACGAGATGACGGTCCGCGCCGTGGTGACGGCGAGCGGCCGCGTGGACCTCACCGGGACCGGCTACGATCCGGCGGGCGAGGTGCAGCAGGGCGGGGAGCCGGTCGAGGACCCGGCGCTGCTGGAGGAGGTGTCCCGGACGCTCGCGGCCGGGGAGCTGGCGAACAACGCGGCGCTCCGCCAGGAAGGCGGGCGCTGGACGGTCCAGGGCGATCCGACGGAGGGCGCGCTGGTCGTCGCGGCGCGCAAGGTCGGCCACGCGTCGGAGGCGCTCCATGGCCGCTTCCCGCGCGTCGGCGAGGTGCCGTTCTCGTCCGAGCGCAAGCTCATGAGCACGGCCCACACCGACGCCCAGGACCCGGGCCGGACGATGGTCTTCTCCAAGGGCGCGCCCGACGTGCTGCTGGCGCGCTGCACCGAGGAGCGCGTCGGCGCGGGGACGCGACCGCTCACGCCGGCCCGCCGCGAGGAGCTCGGGCGCGCGGTGGACGCGCTCGCCGCGGAGGCGCTGCGCACGCTCGGCGTCGCCTACCGCGCCCTCGGCCGCGACGCGGCGGCGGAGGCGGTGACCGAGGAGCTGGAGCAGGCGCTCGTGTTCCTCGGGGTGGTGGGGATGATCGACCCGCCGCGGCCCGAGGCACGCGACGCGGTCGCGCGGGCGAAGCGCGCGGGGGTGCGTCCCGTCATGATCACCGGCGACCATCCGGCCACGGCCTCCGCGATCGCGGCGGAGCTCGGGATCGCGGAGTCCGGCGCCGCGGCGGTCACCGGCACGGCGCTGCAACGGATGGACGAGGCGGAGCTGCGCGACACGGTGCGCGAGGTCGCGGTCTACGCCCGCGTCGCCCCGGAGCACAAGCTGCGGATCGTCCGGGCGCTGCACGCGAACGGCGAGATCGCCGCGATGACCGGCGACGGCGTGAACGACGCACCGGCGCTCAAGGCCGCCGACATCGGCGTGGCGATGGGGATCACCGGCACCGACGTGGCGAAGGGCGCCGCGGACATGGTGCTGGCCGACGACGACTTCGCGTCGATCGTGGCCGCGGTGGAGGAGGGGCGGTCGATCTTCGCGAACATCCAGCGCTTCCTCCGCTTCCTGCTGTCGTCGAACATCGGCGAGGTGCTGGTCATGTTCCTGGGCGTGGTCTTCGCCGGGACGATCGGCCTCGTGGCGGAGGAGGGCTCCGCGCTGGTGGTGCCGCTCCTCGCCACCCAGATCCTGTGGATCAACCTGCTGACCGACTCCGGGCCGGCGCTGGCGCTCGGGGTCGAGCCGCCCGATCACGACGTGATGCTGAGGCCGCCGCGCGATCCGCGCAGCCGCGTCCTCCCCGGCCGCGCCTGGCTCGACATCGTCTTCATCGGCGTCGTCATGGCGGTCGGCACGCTGCTGGTGATGGACTGGGAGCTCCCCGGCGGGCTCGTCTCCGGCGCGGACGCGGGGCAGGGGATCGGTCGCGCGCGGACGATGGGCTTCACGACGCTCGTGTTCTTCCAGCTCTTCAACACCTTCAACTCACGCTTCGAGCACCACAGCACGTTCCACCGGCTCTTCGCCAACCGGTGGCTGTGGCTGGCGGTGGCCGGCTCGGCGGCGCTGCAGGTCGCGGTCGTCCACCTGCCCTTCCTGCAGCGCCCGTTCCGCACCGTCCCGCTCGACGCCGGCGACTGGCTCCTCTGCGTCTCCGTGGCGAGCTCCGTCGTCTGGATCGGCGAGCTGAAGAAGCGGGTCCTGCGCGGTCGCCGGGGCTGA
- a CDS encoding ferritin-like domain-containing protein, whose protein sequence is MAQKHSKKPTDMGTNRTGIAASPVDAKKAVEGAQRAAATEGGAERLADFRAEWSKAAPPAGTMPPPATVKGAVKSLSKAVRGETANVLLDKLGERLAFERTGVRLYEAVLAKLPASRTSDGDLGAPELRQLRDEEHRHMLVVTEAIEQLGGDPTAVTPCANLAGVQGLGLVQSLADPRTTLTQCLDTLLAAELIDNDGWKLLIALAEGMGQTEVAKRFTECLAEEDEHLLKVRAWVAERLEIQAGTGLPRADFGEPAQPV, encoded by the coding sequence ATGGCGCAGAAGCACTCGAAGAAGCCCACCGACATGGGGACGAACCGGACCGGCATCGCGGCCTCCCCGGTGGACGCGAAGAAGGCGGTGGAGGGGGCGCAGCGCGCCGCTGCGACGGAGGGGGGCGCGGAGCGCCTCGCCGACTTCCGCGCGGAGTGGTCGAAGGCGGCGCCGCCCGCCGGCACCATGCCGCCTCCCGCGACGGTGAAGGGCGCCGTGAAGAGCCTCTCCAAGGCCGTCCGGGGGGAGACCGCGAACGTGCTGCTCGACAAGCTCGGCGAGCGGCTGGCGTTCGAGCGCACCGGAGTCCGGCTCTACGAGGCCGTGCTCGCGAAGCTGCCCGCGAGCAGGACGAGCGACGGCGACCTCGGCGCCCCCGAGCTGCGGCAGCTTCGCGACGAGGAGCACCGCCACATGCTCGTCGTCACGGAGGCCATCGAGCAGCTCGGGGGCGATCCCACCGCGGTGACGCCCTGCGCGAACCTCGCCGGCGTGCAGGGCCTCGGGCTCGTCCAGTCCCTCGCCGACCCGCGCACGACGCTCACGCAGTGCCTCGACACGCTGCTCGCGGCGGAGCTCATCGACAACGACGGGTGGAAGCTGCTCATCGCGCTCGCCGAGGGGATGGGCCAGACCGAGGTGGCGAAGCGCTTCACGGAGTGCCTGGCCGAGGAGGACGAGCACCTCCTCAAGGTGCGGGCCTGGGTCGCCGAGCGGCTCGAGATCCAGGCCGGGACGGGGCTCCCGCGGGCCGACTTCGGGGAGCCGGCGCAGCCGGTCTGA
- a CDS encoding ATP-binding cassette domain-containing protein, with product MAQPVLELHQLTKRFRGPAAIGPVSLTVSRGEAVALLGPSGAGKSTLLRLALGLLRPDAGEVRFLGAPIGPGDHAARRRIGYVVQGGGLFPHLTAAANTTLVARHLGWAAERVRARLAELAALARLPADALERHPGALSSGQAQRVSLIRALMLDPELLVLDEPLGALDPITRAGLQEDLRAAFRALSKTVVLVTHDLAEAAFLADRLVLLRDGRVVQAGTLEDLARHPADPFVARFVGAHRALVLPEVR from the coding sequence ATGGCCCAACCCGTCCTCGAGCTGCACCAGCTCACGAAGCGGTTCCGCGGGCCGGCGGCCATCGGGCCGGTGTCACTCACCGTGAGCCGTGGCGAGGCCGTGGCGCTCCTCGGGCCGAGCGGCGCCGGCAAGTCCACCCTGCTCCGCCTGGCGCTCGGCCTCCTCCGTCCCGACGCCGGCGAGGTCCGCTTCCTCGGCGCGCCGATCGGACCCGGCGACCACGCGGCGCGCAGGCGCATCGGCTACGTCGTCCAGGGCGGTGGCCTCTTCCCGCACCTGACCGCCGCCGCGAACACCACCCTCGTCGCGCGCCATCTGGGCTGGGCCGCGGAGCGCGTCCGCGCGCGGCTGGCGGAGCTCGCGGCGCTGGCGCGCCTCCCGGCCGACGCGCTGGAGCGCCACCCGGGCGCGCTCTCGAGCGGGCAGGCGCAGCGGGTCAGCCTGATCCGGGCGCTGATGCTCGATCCCGAGCTCCTGGTCCTCGACGAGCCCCTCGGCGCGCTCGACCCCATCACGCGGGCCGGGCTCCAGGAGGACCTGCGGGCCGCCTTCCGGGCGCTGTCGAAGACGGTCGTCCTGGTCACCCACGATCTCGCCGAGGCGGCCTTCCTCGCGGACCGGCTGGTGCTGCTCCGGGACGGCCGGGTGGTCCAGGCGGGGACGCTCGAGGATCTCGCCCGTCACCCCGCCGATCCGTTCGTCGCCCGGTTCGTCGGCGCCCACCGGGCCCTCGTCCTCCCGGAGGTGCGGTGA
- a CDS encoding alpha/beta fold hydrolase has protein sequence MNAPERPRSSGYADVDGLRLYYEIRGTGGAPLVLLHGGLHNSALDAPVAERLAAHRQVISVDLQAHGRTADVERPLRFERLADDVAALLAQLRIPRADLLGYSLGGGVALRTAIQHPERVRRLVLVSVPFSDAGWYPEVKAGFQHLGRALAEPMRPSPVYQTYAAIAPHPERFPDLLDKLGELENRPYDWSADVAQVTAPTLLVYADADAIRPEHAVQLFQRLGGGRRDGGLDRSGVSKARLAILPGLTHYEVFESPAMPVAVEPFLDAPEG, from the coding sequence ATGAACGCCCCCGAACGCCCCCGCTCCTCCGGATACGCGGACGTCGACGGCCTGCGCCTCTACTACGAGATCCGCGGCACCGGCGGGGCGCCGCTGGTCCTCCTGCACGGCGGCCTGCACAACAGCGCGCTCGACGCCCCCGTCGCCGAGCGCCTCGCCGCGCACCGCCAGGTGATCTCGGTGGACCTGCAGGCCCACGGCCGCACCGCCGACGTCGAGCGACCGCTCCGCTTCGAGCGGCTCGCCGACGACGTCGCCGCGCTGCTCGCCCAGCTCCGGATCCCGCGGGCCGATCTTCTCGGCTACTCGCTCGGCGGCGGGGTTGCCCTGAGGACGGCGATCCAGCACCCCGAGCGCGTCCGCAGGCTGGTCCTCGTGTCGGTGCCGTTCTCCGACGCGGGGTGGTACCCCGAGGTGAAGGCGGGGTTCCAGCACCTCGGCCGCGCGCTCGCAGAGCCGATGCGGCCGTCGCCCGTGTACCAGACGTACGCCGCCATCGCGCCGCACCCCGAGCGCTTTCCCGACCTGCTCGACAAGCTGGGGGAGCTCGAGAACCGCCCATACGACTGGTCGGCGGACGTCGCGCAGGTGACCGCGCCCACCCTGCTCGTCTACGCCGACGCGGACGCCATCCGGCCCGAGCACGCGGTCCAGCTCTTCCAGCGGCTCGGCGGCGGGCGCCGCGACGGCGGCCTCGATCGCAGCGGCGTGTCGAAGGCGCGGCTCGCGATCCTCCCCGGGCTCACCCACTACGAGGTGTTCGAGTCGCCCGCGATGCCCGTCGCGGTCGAGCCGTTCCTGGATGCGCCGGAAGGGTGA
- a CDS encoding Spy/CpxP family protein refolding chaperone — protein sequence MSSFLSGALGAVVVLLAAGVVRAAAFRRWRRHGHGQVRAGWLLRRIGASPDQERAVRAELDALSEAFRALRADAHPLRGDLADLIVAPGLDATRVREAIEARLASASALRARVAEAVARVHDVLDPAQRERLAILLREGPRRHGCGGVHGAHA from the coding sequence ATGAGCTCGTTCCTGTCCGGCGCCCTCGGTGCCGTCGTCGTCCTCCTCGCCGCCGGCGTCGTCCGCGCCGCCGCCTTCCGCCGGTGGCGGCGCCACGGCCACGGCCAGGTCCGCGCCGGCTGGCTCCTCCGCCGCATCGGCGCGAGCCCGGACCAGGAGCGCGCCGTCCGCGCCGAGCTGGACGCGCTGTCCGAGGCGTTCAGGGCGCTCCGCGCCGACGCGCACCCGCTCCGCGGCGACCTCGCCGACCTCATCGTCGCGCCCGGGCTCGACGCGACGCGCGTGCGCGAGGCCATCGAAGCGCGGCTCGCCAGCGCCTCGGCGCTCCGGGCCCGCGTCGCCGAGGCGGTCGCCCGCGTCCACGACGTGCTCGACCCGGCGCAGCGCGAGCGGCTCGCGATCCTCCTGCGCGAGGGGCCGCGCCGGCACGGCTGCGGCGGGGTTCACGGCGCGCACGCGTGA